The following are from one region of the Limibacillus halophilus genome:
- a CDS encoding ABC transporter ATP-binding protein, translated as MSEKSPLLEIRNLSVDFRLPGRTVQAVRRLSYSLDKGETVALVGESGSGKSVSALSILQLLPYPVASHPTGSSILFQGEELVGASTKSLRSVRGNKISMIFQEPMTSLNPLHSVEKQIGETLLLHKGLGREAARKRTLELLKLVGIPDPARRLAAYPHELSGGQRQRVMIAMALANEPDLLIADEPTTALDVTIQAQILKLLKELQQEMGMAMLLITHDLNIVRKVADRVLVMTDGEAVEQGPAQEIFENPHHPYTQRLLAAEPKGTPLETSREAKLLLEAEDIKVHFPIRKGLLKRAVDHVKAVDGITLALRQGQTLGIVGESGSGKTTLGMAVLRLISSKGGIRFEGRDLQPLSSGDLRPLRSQMQVVFQDPYGSLSPRLSIAQIIGEGLQVHAANMSHSERDSLIVEALEEVGLDPESRHRYPHEFSGGQRQRVAIARAIVLKPRLIVLDEPTSALDMSVQAQIVDLLRDLQDRHGLAYLFISHDLRVVRALAHDVMVMKDGIVVEQGPSASIFDAPQEAYTKALMRAAFELEATEDGVVRT; from the coding sequence ATGAGCGAGAAAAGTCCCCTTCTTGAGATCAGGAACCTCTCGGTCGATTTTCGGCTGCCGGGGCGCACCGTGCAAGCTGTCCGGCGCCTTAGCTACAGCCTGGACAAGGGCGAGACCGTTGCGCTGGTCGGCGAAAGCGGGTCGGGTAAATCCGTATCCGCGCTCTCTATCTTGCAACTGCTGCCCTACCCTGTCGCCAGCCACCCGACAGGAAGTTCAATCCTGTTCCAGGGTGAGGAACTGGTTGGCGCCTCTACGAAGTCGTTACGCTCGGTTCGGGGCAACAAGATCTCCATGATCTTTCAGGAGCCGATGACCTCGCTAAACCCGTTGCATAGCGTCGAGAAGCAGATCGGCGAAACGCTGTTGCTGCACAAGGGTCTGGGTCGCGAAGCCGCGCGCAAACGCACCCTGGAGCTTCTCAAGCTTGTGGGGATTCCAGATCCGGCGCGCCGCCTGGCGGCCTACCCGCACGAACTTTCCGGCGGGCAACGCCAGCGCGTGATGATCGCCATGGCGCTTGCCAACGAGCCCGACTTGCTGATCGCCGACGAACCGACCACGGCGTTGGACGTCACCATCCAGGCTCAGATACTCAAGCTGCTGAAGGAACTGCAGCAGGAGATGGGTATGGCCATGCTGCTGATCACCCATGATCTCAACATCGTCCGCAAGGTGGCCGATCGTGTCCTCGTCATGACCGATGGAGAGGCCGTGGAACAGGGCCCGGCCCAGGAAATCTTCGAGAACCCGCACCATCCCTATACGCAACGGCTGTTGGCGGCGGAGCCGAAAGGCACGCCCCTTGAGACCTCCCGGGAAGCAAAGCTCCTTCTGGAAGCCGAAGATATCAAGGTTCACTTCCCCATCCGCAAAGGGCTGTTGAAGCGCGCGGTAGACCACGTGAAGGCGGTCGACGGCATAACCCTCGCCCTGCGCCAGGGGCAAACGCTTGGTATCGTGGGCGAAAGCGGCTCGGGGAAGACAACGCTTGGGATGGCGGTGTTGCGCTTGATCTCCAGCAAGGGCGGCATACGTTTTGAAGGACGGGACTTGCAGCCGCTCTCAAGCGGCGATCTCCGCCCGTTGCGCAGCCAGATGCAGGTCGTTTTCCAGGACCCTTATGGTTCCCTATCCCCGCGCCTGTCGATTGCCCAGATCATTGGCGAAGGCTTGCAGGTGCATGCCGCCAATATGTCCCACAGCGAGCGCGACTCTCTGATCGTCGAGGCGCTTGAGGAGGTTGGTCTCGATCCCGAAAGCCGCCATCGCTACCCCCACGAGTTTTCCGGCGGCCAGCGCCAGCGCGTGGCCATTGCCCGCGCCATCGTTCTGAAACCGCGCCTCATCGTTTTGGACGAACCCACCTCGGCACTCGATATGTCGGTGCAAGCCCAGATCGTGGACCTGCTCCGCGACCTGCAGGATCGCCACGGTCTGGCATACCTGTTCATCAGCCATGATCTTCGGGTTGTGCGCGCCTTGGCGCATGACGTCATGGTGATGAAGGACGGCATCGTCGTGGAGCAAGGACCGTCCGCCTCAATCTTCGACGCGCCGCAAGAGGCTTATACCAAAGCCCTTATGCGCGCCGCCTTCGAGTTGGAGGCAACCGAAGACGGCGTCGTTCGAACTTAG
- a CDS encoding 2-hydroxyacid dehydrogenase has translation MALLFKTDIDRGTAWAQAFAKHAPELELRQWPEIGNPDDIEYVLVWAPPEGVLSRLPNLKAIFSVGAGIDHLMAAGELPEGIPIVRMVEPGLTAGMTEFVVMASLMLHRFMLEYRSQQTAHHWEEINQIPTAQRRVGILGLGTLGQESARVLSTFGFPVAGWSRTRKEISGVDSFAGETELKAFLSRSDLLVCLLPLTPETESILNRETLAQLPTGALLVSVGRGRQVDEDALLEALDSGQIGGAVLDVFRQEPLPAESPFWDHPKVILTPHVASMTNPETAVLAVLDNIARIKKGDAPSHTVDLKRGY, from the coding sequence ATGGCGTTACTCTTCAAGACCGATATTGACCGGGGGACGGCCTGGGCACAGGCCTTCGCCAAGCACGCGCCCGAGCTTGAACTGCGCCAATGGCCTGAGATCGGGAATCCCGATGATATCGAATATGTGCTGGTTTGGGCGCCACCGGAGGGTGTGCTCAGCCGCCTGCCCAACCTCAAGGCGATTTTTTCTGTCGGCGCTGGGATCGACCACCTGATGGCGGCAGGTGAATTGCCCGAGGGCATCCCCATTGTTCGCATGGTCGAACCGGGATTGACGGCCGGGATGACCGAGTTCGTCGTCATGGCGAGCTTGATGTTGCACCGCTTCATGCTGGAGTACCGATCGCAGCAAACGGCCCACCATTGGGAGGAAATAAACCAGATTCCCACCGCGCAGCGCCGGGTCGGAATTTTGGGCCTGGGTACCCTGGGTCAGGAATCGGCGCGCGTTCTATCGACTTTTGGCTTCCCGGTCGCCGGGTGGAGCCGCACCCGGAAGGAGATTTCCGGCGTCGACTCCTTCGCCGGAGAGACAGAGTTGAAGGCCTTTTTGAGCCGTAGCGACCTGCTTGTTTGCCTGTTGCCCCTGACGCCGGAGACCGAAAGCATTCTGAATCGCGAAACCCTGGCCCAGCTTCCAACGGGTGCGCTGTTGGTGTCTGTCGGACGTGGGCGGCAGGTCGATGAAGATGCGCTGCTGGAGGCCCTGGACAGCGGCCAGATCGGCGGCGCTGTGCTCGATGTTTTCAGGCAGGAGCCGCTGCCGGCCGAAAGTCCCTTTTGGGATCATCCGAAGGTCATTCTAACCCCGCATGTTGCCTCCATGACAAACCCGGAAACCGCCGTACTGGCGGTGCTCGACAATATCGCACGCATCAAGAAAGGCGATGCGCCAAGTCACACCGTCGACCTAAAGCGGGGATACTAA
- a CDS encoding universal stress protein, with amino-acid sequence MFKNILCAVDGSDHSLRAAKAAAELAAQFNAKLTILAVTKQIKLSTEIRRYMEMEHLSGEPQYVLDDYTEQVIEGALEAADHDGVSNIKTVVKEGPPARTIVKYADRHDIDTIVLGSRGLGDIESALLGSVSHKVASLSKCTVVTVR; translated from the coding sequence ATGTTCAAGAATATCCTGTGCGCGGTAGATGGGTCCGACCATTCCCTGAGAGCGGCTAAGGCCGCAGCCGAGCTGGCGGCGCAGTTTAATGCGAAGCTAACGATCTTGGCGGTCACCAAGCAGATCAAGCTCAGCACCGAGATTCGCCGCTATATGGAGATGGAACATCTCTCCGGTGAGCCTCAGTACGTGCTTGACGACTATACCGAACAGGTAATCGAGGGCGCGTTGGAGGCAGCCGACCATGACGGCGTTTCCAACATAAAGACGGTGGTTAAGGAAGGCCCGCCCGCGCGCACCATCGTCAAGTACGCCGATCGCCATGACATCGATACCATCGTGTTGGGAAGCCGTGGCCTCGGTGATATCGAAAGTGCCTTGCTCGGCAGTGTTTCGCACAAGGTAGCGTCGCTTTCGAAGTGTACCGTCGTTACGGTTCGCTAG
- a CDS encoding leucyl aminopeptidase family protein: protein MVGNLSADGGAEAVPVFCLYKAQFDEWLGTQPPGVRTWLQATGFDAAAGQLALVPDERGTVACVVYGQNLNDLLWSYAALAAKLPAGLYRLQGNMDEAEADRASLGWGLASYRFDRYRSGKPKDEAKPAQLVWPTNARRARVEALLEGIFLTRDLINTPANDMGPAELAAAAQDLAVKHEATVAVIEGEDLLARGYPAIHAVGKGSARAPRLIDLTWGSTGPLITLVGKGVCFDSGGLDLKPSSGMLLMKKDMGGAAHALGLASFIMAQGLPLRLRVLIPAVENSVSGTSYRPLDVIGTRKGLTIEVGNTDAEGRIVLADALAEACRDKPDAIFDFATLTGAARVALGPELPALFSNDDKLATAILEASEAEDDPLWRLPLHRAYRSQLDGKVADLNNISSEPYAGAIIAGLFLECFVEEGIPWAHVDLMAWNSRARPGRPQGAEAMGLRAAARCIEKLVSA, encoded by the coding sequence ATGGTTGGCAATCTGAGCGCAGATGGCGGAGCCGAGGCGGTTCCTGTCTTTTGCCTTTACAAGGCGCAGTTTGACGAATGGCTGGGGACCCAACCTCCGGGCGTGCGAACTTGGTTGCAGGCAACGGGGTTTGATGCCGCCGCCGGGCAACTGGCTCTCGTCCCCGACGAGCGGGGAACGGTAGCTTGTGTGGTCTACGGCCAGAATTTGAACGATCTCTTATGGAGCTACGCAGCTCTTGCGGCCAAGCTTCCGGCCGGACTTTATCGTCTGCAGGGGAATATGGATGAAGCTGAAGCCGACCGCGCCAGCCTGGGTTGGGGCTTGGCTTCCTATCGGTTCGATCGTTATCGCTCAGGCAAACCCAAAGACGAGGCCAAGCCTGCGCAGTTGGTCTGGCCGACCAATGCCAGGCGCGCAAGGGTCGAGGCGTTGTTGGAAGGCATCTTCCTGACCCGGGATCTGATCAACACGCCGGCCAATGACATGGGCCCCGCAGAACTTGCAGCGGCAGCGCAGGACCTTGCGGTGAAACACGAGGCCACCGTCGCCGTTATCGAGGGTGAGGATTTGCTGGCTAGAGGCTATCCGGCCATCCACGCGGTGGGCAAGGGCAGTGCGCGGGCCCCGCGCTTGATCGATCTTACCTGGGGCAGCACCGGTCCGCTTATCACACTGGTTGGCAAGGGGGTTTGTTTCGACAGCGGTGGACTTGATCTGAAGCCTTCCAGCGGCATGCTGTTGATGAAGAAGGACATGGGTGGGGCTGCCCATGCCCTGGGCCTTGCCAGTTTCATCATGGCGCAAGGCTTGCCTTTGCGTTTGCGCGTGCTGATACCCGCGGTCGAGAATTCGGTTTCCGGCACCTCCTACAGGCCGCTTGATGTGATCGGAACGCGCAAGGGCCTGACGATTGAGGTCGGCAATACCGATGCGGAGGGGCGGATCGTGTTGGCCGATGCCCTGGCGGAGGCTTGCCGGGATAAACCCGATGCGATTTTTGATTTCGCAACCTTGACCGGTGCCGCCCGTGTCGCATTGGGTCCGGAATTGCCTGCGTTGTTCAGCAACGACGACAAACTTGCCACCGCGATTCTGGAGGCATCCGAAGCGGAAGACGACCCCTTGTGGCGCTTGCCGTTGCATCGCGCTTACCGGTCGCAGCTCGACGGCAAGGTCGCTGATCTGAACAACATCTCAAGCGAACCCTATGCGGGCGCCATCATTGCCGGCCTGTTCCTGGAGTGCTTCGTGGAGGAGGGAATTCCCTGGGCACATGTCGATTTGATGGCCTGGAACAGTCGAGCGCGACCGGGCCGTCCTCAAGGCGCAGAGGCGATGGGGTTGCGCGCGGCGGCGAGGTGCATTGAAAAGCTGGTCAGCGCGTAG
- a CDS encoding glutathione S-transferase family protein: MANWCLIIGNRNYSSWSLRAWLALEATGVDFEEVVIPLDRPDTAEKLRQWSPSLRVPVLQHGDLTIWDSLAISEYLADTFPAAKLWPQDAEARAIARCLAAEMHSGFADLREELPMDMRARRERPAMRAATKRDIARIVELWEGARAQYASRGPFLMGEFSIADAFHAPLVSRFLTYDIDLPKASEAYCDTITDYPPFAEWYRLAKQEKWVIAEP; the protein is encoded by the coding sequence ATGGCGAACTGGTGCTTGATAATTGGCAATAGAAACTACTCTTCTTGGTCACTACGCGCCTGGCTGGCGCTGGAGGCGACCGGTGTCGACTTCGAGGAAGTCGTGATTCCCCTGGATCGCCCGGATACCGCCGAGAAGCTGCGGCAATGGTCGCCATCTCTTCGCGTGCCGGTTTTACAGCATGGCGACCTGACAATCTGGGATTCGCTGGCGATCAGTGAATACCTGGCGGACACCTTTCCGGCGGCCAAGCTTTGGCCGCAGGACGCCGAAGCCCGCGCTATTGCCCGCTGCCTTGCTGCGGAAATGCACAGCGGCTTTGCCGACTTGCGGGAGGAACTGCCGATGGATATGCGGGCACGCAGAGAGCGCCCCGCCATGCGAGCGGCGACCAAACGGGATATCGCGCGAATTGTGGAGCTGTGGGAAGGCGCACGCGCCCAATACGCGTCCCGAGGGCCTTTCCTGATGGGAGAATTCAGTATCGCAGATGCCTTTCATGCACCACTTGTAAGCCGTTTTCTGACCTACGACATAGACCTGCCGAAAGCCAGCGAAGCCTACTGCGATACAATCACAGACTATCCGCCCTTTGCCGAGTGGTATCGTTTGGCCAAGCAAGAGAAATGGGTCATCGCCGAGCCTTGA
- a CDS encoding TAXI family TRAP transporter solute-binding subunit, with product MSPLLRPGNRSISATRALSLSLLLIIGAVSSGKAQDIEFFRIGTGSTSGTYFPIGGLIAAAMSNPPGSRTCGEGGSCGVSGLIAVAQSTNGSVANVKAIQKGEIESGFSQSDVAYWAYNAQQEFAESGPADKLRAIANLYPESLHLVVSESAAVFTPSQLKGKRISLDREGSGTRVDTLLVLEAYGLKESDMEALALPPGVAADRLALGEIDGFFLVAGTPAEAVTQLAATSRIGLVPITGEPAEKLLKAYPFFSQDFISPGTYPNVGAVETISVGAQWLVSSDVSDDLVYQLTKALWHENTKRLLGGGHPKGALIRIETALAGLSVPLHAGAERYYREIGVLDDALMENLPKVLPPQESGSQDGEPKPAGVIPKEKPAG from the coding sequence ATGTCTCCTTTGTTACGCCCCGGAAATCGCTCTATCTCAGCCACGCGCGCGCTTTCTCTGTCGCTATTGCTTATCATAGGCGCGGTTTCTTCGGGCAAGGCCCAGGATATTGAATTCTTCAGGATTGGCACGGGTTCGACTAGCGGTACTTACTTCCCTATCGGTGGTCTTATCGCCGCGGCCATGTCCAACCCTCCGGGCAGCCGCACTTGTGGCGAGGGCGGAAGCTGCGGCGTCAGCGGTTTGATTGCCGTGGCGCAGTCGACGAACGGCTCTGTCGCTAACGTCAAGGCGATTCAAAAAGGCGAGATCGAGTCGGGATTCTCGCAATCAGATGTCGCCTATTGGGCCTACAACGCCCAGCAGGAGTTCGCCGAGTCAGGTCCGGCCGACAAGCTGCGGGCAATCGCCAACCTTTATCCGGAGTCCCTACATCTTGTGGTCAGCGAAAGCGCGGCCGTCTTCACGCCGAGCCAGCTAAAAGGTAAACGGATATCCCTGGACCGGGAAGGTTCGGGAACCAGAGTTGACACCTTGCTGGTGTTGGAGGCCTACGGTTTGAAGGAAAGCGACATGGAGGCCCTGGCTCTGCCGCCGGGGGTTGCAGCGGATCGTCTTGCCCTGGGCGAAATCGACGGTTTCTTCCTGGTTGCCGGCACGCCCGCCGAAGCGGTGACGCAGCTTGCGGCGACCTCTAGAATCGGATTGGTGCCGATTACCGGCGAACCTGCTGAAAAACTGTTAAAGGCCTATCCCTTCTTTTCACAGGATTTCATTTCGCCGGGAACCTATCCCAATGTCGGCGCGGTGGAAACCATCAGTGTCGGCGCCCAGTGGCTGGTCAGTTCAGACGTAAGCGACGATCTAGTTTATCAACTCACGAAAGCGCTCTGGCATGAGAACACCAAAAGGCTGCTAGGCGGCGGGCACCCGAAAGGTGCTCTGATTCGGATCGAAACGGCGCTTGCCGGGTTGTCGGTTCCTTTGCATGCAGGGGCCGAACGTTACTATCGCGAAATTGGCGTTCTCGACGATGCGCTGATGGAAAACCTGCCGAAAGTACTGCCGCCGCAAGAAAGCGGATCGCAAGACGGCGAACCCAAACCGGCAGGCGTGATTCCAAAGGAAAAGCCTGCGGGCTAA
- a CDS encoding AMP-binding protein has product MNLANLLIRSAQRRPNSAAIKVGTTIFADYRDLASRTCRIAASMVQQFGLQRGDRVAIAMKNTPTYLEVLYGAWIAGLAAVPMNAKLHRNEFRYMLEHSGAKLCFATKDLASDLSTLSSELPNLREVIDVDSADYSRLLENEPLDCVPVEANEMAWLFYTSGTTGRPKGAILTHQNLLAMTLCYFADVDAATSEDHWLQAAPMSHGSGLYNIPIVAAGGCQVIPESGQFDPEEIFKLLPQTPNLCFFAAPTMVKRLEQAAANWDVDSRNLKTVVYGGGPMYVADLKAAMARFGPAFVQIYGQGESPMTITALGRGDHLDTDNPRYEKRLASVGQAQSAVEVRIADEEGNPLPKDEVGEVLVRGPSVMPGYWQNPEASLMTLRDGWLHTGDVGALDDEGYLTLMDRSKDVIISGGSNIYPREVEEVLLRHPAVLECSVVGMPHAEWGEEVVAFVVARPDAAVNETGLDALCLAEIARFKRPKKYRFVEGLPKNNYGKVLKTELRKMIE; this is encoded by the coding sequence ATGAACCTTGCCAACCTTCTTATCCGCAGCGCCCAACGCAGACCGAATTCCGCTGCAATCAAGGTCGGCACCACGATCTTCGCTGATTATCGTGATCTTGCGTCTCGGACATGCAGGATCGCAGCGTCGATGGTTCAGCAATTCGGCTTGCAGCGCGGCGACCGCGTCGCCATCGCAATGAAGAATACCCCCACCTATCTTGAAGTTCTCTACGGCGCATGGATTGCCGGTTTGGCCGCCGTGCCAATGAACGCCAAACTCCATCGTAACGAGTTTCGCTACATGCTGGAGCACAGCGGCGCAAAGCTTTGCTTCGCAACGAAGGACTTGGCAAGCGACCTGTCCACACTATCCAGCGAGCTGCCGAACCTACGAGAGGTTATCGACGTTGATAGCGCCGACTACAGCCGCCTCCTGGAAAACGAACCTCTCGATTGCGTCCCGGTTGAAGCCAACGAAATGGCTTGGCTATTCTATACCAGCGGCACGACGGGACGCCCCAAGGGCGCAATCCTTACCCATCAAAACCTCCTCGCCATGACTTTGTGCTACTTCGCCGACGTTGATGCGGCGACAAGCGAGGACCATTGGTTGCAGGCAGCGCCGATGTCCCACGGTTCCGGCCTCTACAACATACCGATCGTCGCCGCAGGCGGTTGCCAGGTCATCCCGGAAAGTGGCCAGTTCGACCCCGAGGAAATTTTCAAGCTGCTACCCCAAACGCCGAACCTTTGCTTTTTTGCGGCGCCCACGATGGTAAAGCGCTTGGAACAGGCCGCCGCCAATTGGGATGTAGACAGCCGCAACCTCAAGACCGTCGTTTACGGCGGCGGGCCGATGTACGTCGCCGACCTGAAGGCGGCCATGGCCCGCTTCGGCCCTGCCTTTGTGCAGATTTACGGCCAAGGCGAGAGTCCGATGACGATCACGGCGCTGGGACGCGGTGATCACCTCGATACCGACAATCCACGTTACGAAAAGCGTTTGGCTTCCGTCGGACAGGCGCAAAGTGCGGTTGAAGTCAGAATTGCCGATGAGGAGGGCAATCCTCTCCCCAAGGATGAAGTCGGCGAAGTTCTAGTCCGCGGACCTTCCGTCATGCCGGGCTACTGGCAGAACCCGGAAGCAAGCCTCATGACTTTGCGGGACGGCTGGCTGCATACAGGTGATGTCGGTGCCCTGGACGACGAGGGATACCTGACACTCATGGACCGTTCGAAGGACGTGATCATATCCGGGGGCAGCAACATCTATCCGCGTGAAGTGGAAGAGGTCCTCCTCCGGCACCCCGCCGTCCTCGAATGCTCCGTCGTCGGCATGCCACATGCCGAATGGGGCGAGGAAGTCGTGGCCTTTGTCGTAGCCCGCCCGGATGCAGCGGTAAACGAAACTGGCTTGGACGCGTTGTGTCTGGCCGAAATAGCGCGCTTCAAGCGACCGAAGAAGTACAGATTCGTGGAAGGCTTGCCGAAGAACAACTACGGCAAGGTTCTAAAAACCGAGCTGCGCAAAATGATCGAGTGA
- a CDS encoding SLC13 family permease: MLSLPTSYDQVAILAIVIGFFALLAWGRFRYDLLAFATLIITVVLGLVPATEAFMGFGHPATITVALVLILSRALAESGAIDPLTRAISPLTGHTSTHVAGLAGSGALLSGFMNNVGALGLLMPVALQSALKAKRPGSLLLMPLSFGCILGGLVTLIGTPPNIIVASIRADVLGESFQMFDYTPVGGAVALVGLVFLAVVGWRLVPARQNGSAEQLFDLGDYVTEIQVVEGSKAVDGTITELAELTKDVDAEVVGLLRQGRRLPRLQRREVLQIGDLLLIEAAASEIEKFVKATGFKLAEDRGKAEELLRSGEGEILEAAVPPDCPVVGRSLGQLRLSARHNLVAIGLARQGKPYHGRLRDLRLQAGDILLLHGERDHLAEGLKALGLLPLAERGLSYGLRDGAWWIVGCFAAAIAIASTGVLPAAVTFGGAIAVLVFGGRLPLRQVYAAIDWPVIVLLGALIPVGSALQTTGATDTIVDGIQWMTQGWPAAAVLTLILVVTMTVSDVLNNAATAVIMAPISLILADRMAVNPDAFLMAVAVGASCAFLTPIGHQNNALILGPGGYRFGDYWRLGLPLEILVVGVAVPMILLVWPL; this comes from the coding sequence ATGCTTTCTCTTCCCACATCTTACGACCAAGTCGCGATTCTGGCGATCGTTATCGGCTTTTTCGCGCTGCTTGCCTGGGGCCGATTCCGCTATGATCTCCTGGCCTTCGCCACTTTGATAATCACTGTCGTCCTGGGTTTGGTCCCGGCGACGGAGGCCTTCATGGGATTTGGACACCCGGCGACCATCACCGTGGCGTTGGTGCTGATACTCAGCCGTGCGTTGGCGGAATCCGGCGCAATTGATCCCTTGACCCGCGCCATCTCGCCGCTCACCGGACACACCTCTACCCACGTTGCCGGCTTAGCGGGCAGCGGCGCACTGCTGTCCGGATTCATGAACAATGTCGGTGCACTGGGATTGCTGATGCCCGTTGCGCTGCAAAGCGCCCTCAAGGCAAAGCGGCCCGGATCACTCTTGCTGATGCCGTTGTCCTTTGGCTGCATCCTGGGCGGGCTCGTAACTCTGATCGGTACGCCGCCGAACATTATCGTCGCCAGCATCCGCGCAGATGTTCTGGGCGAAAGCTTCCAGATGTTCGACTATACGCCAGTGGGGGGAGCGGTGGCCCTTGTCGGCCTGGTTTTCCTGGCAGTCGTCGGGTGGCGGCTTGTGCCAGCGCGCCAGAATGGCAGTGCCGAGCAATTGTTCGATCTCGGCGACTACGTAACCGAAATCCAGGTCGTGGAGGGCAGCAAGGCCGTCGACGGCACCATCACCGAACTCGCTGAACTGACCAAGGACGTGGATGCCGAGGTCGTGGGCCTGTTGCGGCAAGGACGCCGCCTGCCGCGCCTGCAACGACGGGAAGTGCTGCAAATCGGCGACTTGCTGCTGATCGAGGCGGCGGCCAGCGAAATAGAGAAGTTCGTGAAGGCCACGGGCTTCAAGCTCGCAGAAGACCGCGGCAAGGCTGAAGAACTATTGCGAAGCGGCGAAGGCGAAATCCTAGAAGCTGCCGTCCCACCGGATTGCCCCGTGGTCGGGCGCAGCCTTGGACAATTGCGACTGTCGGCGCGCCATAATCTCGTGGCCATTGGATTGGCAAGGCAGGGCAAGCCCTATCACGGTCGCTTGCGCGATCTGCGGCTGCAGGCCGGTGACATATTGTTGCTCCACGGCGAACGGGATCACTTGGCCGAGGGCTTGAAAGCGCTCGGCCTGCTGCCGCTTGCAGAGCGCGGCCTAAGTTACGGATTACGTGACGGAGCTTGGTGGATCGTCGGCTGTTTCGCGGCTGCCATCGCTATAGCCAGCACAGGTGTTCTGCCTGCCGCCGTCACCTTCGGCGGGGCCATCGCGGTGTTGGTTTTTGGCGGCCGGCTTCCCTTGCGCCAGGTTTATGCCGCCATCGATTGGCCGGTGATCGTCCTCCTGGGCGCGCTAATTCCCGTCGGTTCGGCGCTTCAGACAACCGGCGCCACCGATACTATCGTCGACGGCATTCAATGGATGACGCAAGGCTGGCCCGCTGCGGCAGTCCTCACGTTGATTTTGGTCGTCACGATGACCGTTTCCGATGTTCTCAACAACGCAGCGACCGCCGTGATCATGGCGCCGATCTCGCTCATCCTGGCCGACCGTATGGCCGTCAACCCCGATGCTTTCCTGATGGCTGTCGCCGTGGGGGCTTCCTGTGCATTCCTGACGCCGATCGGGCACCAGAACAATGCACTGATCCTAGGCCCCGGCGGCTATCGCTTCGGTGATTACTGGCGTCTAGGGCTGCCGCTCGAGATCCTAGTTGTCGGCGTTGCGGTTCCTATGATCCTGCTGGTCTGGCCCCTGTGA